The DNA segment GTGGCCGGCAGCAGTTGCATGTCCAGCGGATGCTCGTTGAGCGACACCACAAAGCGCGTACCGCCCATGCTGCGCAGTTGGTCGAGCACCAGCGGCCGGTAGCTGACCGGCAGCGAGCGAAAATAACTGACACTGGCAGCCATCGAATAAGCCAGGCTGCGCGCACTGTTGAGCAAACCTTCCATCTGGGTGGCGCGCAGTTGCGCCACCCAGATGATCCCCGACAGCGACTGGCCCAGCAGCACCGCCAACAGGGTCAATAGCAGCATGCGCCCGAGCAACGTGCGTGGCAGCGCCAGCCAGCGCTGGCGTGCGCCGCTAATGAGCCACTCCCGACTGCACGGTCGCGGCCAGCAGATAACCGCTGCCGCGCACGGTACGAATCAGCCGCGGCGCTTTGCCGGTGTCACGCAAACGCTGGCGCAGGCGGCTGACCGCCATGTCAACGATGCGCTCCAGCGGCATCGGTTCACGGCCTCGGGTGGCATTGCCGATGGTGTCGCGGTCGAGGATCTGCTGTGGATGATCGAGAAACAGCTTGAGCAGGGCGAAATCGGCCCCGGAAAGAATCACCTCTTCACCATCGGCATGAAACAGCCGGTGGCTGACCATGTCCAGGCGCCACTCATCGAACAGCAGCACTTCCCCGCCACGCTCCTGGCCAAACCCGGAGCGGCGCAGCAGGGCTTTGATTCTGGCCAGCAACTCGCGTGGGCTGAACGGCTTGCCCAGATAATCGTCGGCCCCCAGTTCCAGGCCGATGACCCGATCAGCCTCGTCGGAACTGGCGGTGAGCATGATGATCGGCACATGCGGCTGGCGCGGATGCTGACGCGCCCAGCGGCACAGGCTGAAGCCGTCTTCGTCGGGCAGCATGACGTCGAGGATCAACAGGTCAGCGGGGGCTTCGTTGAACGCCTGA comes from the Pseudomonas sp. StFLB209 genome and includes:
- a CDS encoding response regulator; this translates as MSSAHKTLLLVDDDQEIRELLETYLSRAGFQVRATADGARFRQAFNEAPADLLILDVMLPDEDGFSLCRWARQHPRQPHVPIIMLTASSDEADRVIGLELGADDYLGKPFSPRELLARIKALLRRSGFGQERGGEVLLFDEWRLDMVSHRLFHADGEEVILSGADFALLKLFLDHPQQILDRDTIGNATRGREPMPLERIVDMAVSRLRQRLRDTGKAPRLIRTVRGSGYLLAATVQSGVAH